The following nucleotide sequence is from Hevea brasiliensis isolate MT/VB/25A 57/8 chromosome 7, ASM3005281v1, whole genome shotgun sequence.
TTGCTGTTACAATAATCAAATTTAGCGATTTGGAAGAGAGAAATTGAAAATTAGTGAATATAATAGGATCTAATGATACGTTCAGTAGTTGTGGGTGAAATTAACCGCaaaatacaaagaaaaataacTGTTGGCATTCTATTCAATGACAAAGCTGATTGATAAGCATTAAAAGCACAAACCTAAACCTTTAAGACTTTGGACTCTCAAAACTAGCATTAATGACTTGGACTCCCAAAGAAAAACTAAAACTTTGAAACAAAAATAGACTACTAAGGACATCCTGGCAACCTATTCCAGCAACGCTTCCAAGGACACTTTTTAAATGCATGAATTTACCTAACATTTGGCAAGCTGTTCCTCATGAGTTATAACTGTCACTACCGTTATTATTTTACAGCTGAATATTCATGAGGCAAATATCACAACGAGTACAGCAATTATTTAATTAGAACACCAGAATAGAAATCAATAAGTTACAGACACAACAGAAAATAACTTTTACATATGCACTATAAGCAAACCTTATTATTTCTGTTGCCAAATTATGGTATGCTTATACCTAGAGGAAGACAACTTTCATATAGTTTAAGAAAACATCTAGAGCCAAAATTCTACCCTAGTTAAACTAGGAAACTTCGCAAGGGCATATACAAGGACAGCAGAAAGTAAGAACCTGTATAACAACCCTTAAGCAATGCACTTTGGCAGCTCCAGCTCAATGGAGGTATCCTCATTGAGCATGCAATCCATTCCTAAAACTGTGTCGCGTACTCAATATCCATAGCTGTTTTATCCTATACCAACCTGTCAGTGTTGTGCCCATTGAATCTGCTTAATATCAATCCCTTCCTTCACCATCTCATAAAGTGGGCTCATTTCCCTCAACTTCTCAACCTGCTGCACCGTAAGCTCAATAGCCCTATCGATCTCTGCCTCTGTAGTAAACCTCCCAATTCCAAACCTGATTGAAGTATGTGCCATGTCCTCATCCACCCCCAATGCCCTCAACACATATGAAGGCTCCAAACTCGCGCTAGTACAGGCACTCCCACTTGACACTGCCACATCCTTCAACCCCATCAATAAGCTCTCCCCTTCTACATACGCAAAGGAAAGATTTAAATTCCCTGCGTATCGCCTCTCTAAGCTCCCATTCACCACCACTCCATCGAgtttagctttaattccattcAGCAACCTCTCCTGCAATGCTGTAATTCTCTTATCATCATACTCCATCTCCTTCTTCGCCAATTCACAAGCAGCACCCATTCCGACAACTAAAGGAGTGGGCACCGTCCCACTTCGTATCCCTCTCTCTTGTCCACCTCCATTCATTTGGGGCTCCACTCGGATTCTTGGTCGCCTGCGCATATACAAAGCTCCAACGCCTTTCGGACCATATATTTTGTGTCCACTCAATGACATCAAGCTAACATTCCATTTCTCCACATCAATTGGAATCTTCCCCAGCGCTTGAGCGGCATCAGTGTGAAACGGCACATTGAATTCCTTACAGATTTTGCCAATTTCCTCCAGCGGTTGAATCACACCAATCTCGTTGTTCACCGCCATAACCGACACAAGTCCAGTATCAGGCCTGATGGCTGATCGTAATTTCTCCAAATCGACAATCCCATCGTTTCCCACAGGAAGGTAAGTGACGTCGAAACCCTCCTGTTGGAGATGGCGACAGGAGTCCAGCACGCACTTGTGCTCAGTTTGAGTAGTAATGACATGACGCTTCTTTTCTTTGTAGAATTTCATAACTCCTTTAATCGAAATATTATTCGACTCCGTCGCCCCCGAAGTGAAGACGATTTCTTTAGGGGACGCACCGATTAAATCCGCCACCTGAGTGCGGGCGATCTCGACCGCAGAATCGGACTCCCAGCCATAGAGGTGAGTACGAGAGTGAGGGTTGCCAAAACGCGCGAGATAATAAGGAAGCATAGCATCAAGGACTCTGGGGTCCACGGGGGAGGTTGCCTGCATATCTAGGTAGAGAGGCCGAGCAGAGATTTTCACGCCTTTTACTGTGACTACTCCTTGATCCTCAAACGGTTCCCGAGACGGAGCAACGACGGCTGCCGCAGCGGTGGAGATGCCGCGGTAAGCGCAAGTGTTGGTGGTCCTTGCTAAGGTTCGGCGGAAGGCGGACGCTAGAAGCTTGGAGGCCATGGCTGGGCTACTAGGTAATTCCGTGCAATAGTTTCTTCTGCGTTGCCACTCATGAGAGAGATAGCAGATATTTAAATTGGAGTTTTAGGGTTACCTGCGGGTAAATTACACTTACAGTAACCAAATTTTGTAGTGTACAATAATAAAGTATTTATTCgtaatttgtaataaaaaatctcataatttttaaCTTCAACACCAAAAAATTCCTCATAACCAGTTTTGAAGTCACCATTATTTATGtggtatttattttattaaaaaattatattctcTTTTTTACTTTGatgtttattaaaaaattttaaataaattaaaaatattattttataattaatttatctgtacttttttttttctcttgttcTTTCTCTACCTTCTCTCTCACACTTATTCTCGATAACTCACTTCCATAGAAACTATCTCAAAGGTGAACCCACACAAACCTATTTCCACACAAAACACGATCCTCAAACATGACTCTTCAAGTGTCTCTTGGCACTCTCAATGATTCTAAGCACAAATAAAGAAAATCTCTCAAAATTCTTCTTTAATCTCTCCCTGCTTGGTAAAGAAAGACAGAATGCTAAGAACACAATTCACATACTCCACACACAGCCTAAGAGCATAAAACCACACTGTTAAGTTCTTCCTCCAAGAGTATTGAAAGCCATCTTGTAACATAATCAAACTTTCACTTTACACTTTTCCTCCTTTCTCCTCCAATCACAAATTCAAGATTTCAATATCAAAACACTATTCTAATTGGGTCTCAAAAATGAAAAAGCTACTCCTCCCTATGCCATTTTTGCACTCCTAATCTCAAGTCCAATTTCTTGCCTAAATACCCCAAACAACCTATGTACAAGTCATGTCCAAGACTTAGCAAGCTATTGTTTCACAGATTATTTCATATTGGTATCATTGTTGGTTGAGCCAGTGTTGTAGGGGCTGGATGGGCATAAGTTGTTGAGAGACATGAGAGTTGAAAGAGGTAGTGGGCTAGATTGAAGAAGAAGTTAGGTTGTGAAGTTTGGCCAAGGGTGCTACTTGGTCTTGGCACAAGTTGGTGAAAGTGATTAGTGTGAAGGAAGCTAGGTGAGGCTTGAAACATATAATGGGTTAGGGAAGAGGAAAAGCTAGGTTTAGCTGGAAAAGGAGAGACAGTGGGGAGAAAGAGCATAAAAGGTGGAGAGAGATTAactgtaaaatattttttttaattaattaatttttagcattaaatTTAGAAagcataattttttaataaaataaatgccATGTCATTAAAAAATTACTGAAAAACAAGCTACTATAGATTATGGAGGGTTTTATGTTAATAAAATGAAAGATTATGTGATTTTCtattacaaattaaaaataatatatcttACTGTTACAAGCCTCAAAATTAGAGTACGATCAATGTAATTTATTCGATCACCGACTCACAGGAAAACATGACGAGTTTCTAGCCCTACAGCTTAATGATGATATAATGATTTTTAAAATAGATaagtattatttaaattttatattttaaattatttaatttatatatttgaaaaaatatattatttaatttatatattttattattattaaattatttaatacctCTAATAAATTGTTAATACCTATTAAATAgctatttagtctttttatttaaatgaatttATTGTTCTTTGCTCATCAATTAAAAAGTAATAAAAGGTAATTGGAGGGAAAAAAATTTTTGACTAATTGTCCCCAAAATAAAAAAGGATATTGAAGACTTTTCATATTATTGGAAATCCATTGATCTATAGTAATACGGATCAGCTTGAGTTacgaataattgaaaaaaaaaacattatttagtcattttttttgttattattaaattatttaatacctTTGACAAATTATTAATACTTGTCAAACAACtattctgtcacgacccaacataTGGGCtagatcggcactaggacctgggtcagtCTAAAGcctctgaggcccgtagtaagcctaactattcttcaacccaactctaaagcccatttgggcccaatttcaagaattcaactggacagagttcggccataaaatggaccatttaacgggggATTTTTGACTcgcctgacctgtaaacacaatatataataaattagggaactcagctcaccctccacataatcaaaatgtcataactcaaatgggagctcagctccctcatccaatcccatcatgcatacagttaataattttacaggtccaacataacttttataatacatgcctaaaataaaaataagtgcttctaatacatgtggagtctaaaatttaactcaattatacaaaatacattaaagactattaatggacctgtgaagaagaagaacaagttagccacaacaaaaaaatcctcctgtagcccggaaaaatagatgaacaggagtgagcgttcgactcagagagtaaatatcaattttaaccataatctctatagctatcaaaagctaatgcaccctatggAGTGAAATACAGCATCGTCATAATTGtcatatcataacagtaaaaaggtaatttggagcactcacacacccaacactgtcaagcaatacatatatgggagttgatcccctattcagccctcttaatccaacctctatcagcgagtatctctcaagccggactttcgcttaataaaccaagtgtgggatcccagcgagtgtctctcaagccgtgtctaccccgaaggaccgagtcctagtgagtgtctctcaagccgtatctacccgtcctgtccatatccaataccataccacacgcacgccacacacacatacacactgctccaaattaccacaaacaatattcatggcacttcaacaattatgaatgcaatataaaacgtgcctagtgtttaactacatagatacatatttataagtgatgcagggcatgcttgaacatataataatatcgaaattataattaaaattaatattttactcacagacttaaccgaagtcactgtgatgGCTAGGCGGAGGAgaaaggctgtctcggctcacctgacaatttttattacaattatttaatacatttgactcaatacaaactaagaaaagaccaaagatgtcctaagtcgtgccgaaaatctagcagaatctcccctatacctaggacctactcaacttgcaaaagggcttaaaacacacttctatatccacaaaccacacacccacaactcaatcacatcacatagcccctcctgggcccattcaaacaatcaacaatcacaatatgaaaaattacaatttagtccttataattaatccttttgcaaaaactatccaaatgagctctaaaaattctaaaactttgtcccaCGGTTCTTAgctattactaagctaatgcaaagggaattttaattttctaagctaccacgaatattctatcaatttttaattcaattcaagcattagataattaagaaaaagtaaggtttgggtttacctatgccgattctgacccCGGGAACGTGCTCGGGACATCTAACAACGGTgggatagccaaaatctcgactcaattccaagactttttcagtAGCTTGTCTGCGGGGCCCAAAATTTACAGATCAGGGCAACCATTGAATTTCcctgaattgaaggtacctacacgaagctcaaAACataggggttagtatataatttttatggaattttctaagctcatttagtgctcgaaaaaatactacgaagcttcgcgggacccaccaaaaaacgatgtcgaaaaattttgaaattagtgTTGccccgaagctctcgacgagtagagcaCTACGGTACTCTcatttttctcgtggggttcacagtttgcgagaaatttagcccaaaagttgaAATGGGCTCTTGATGGATTTTGGTATTCTTGGTGTCAATGGAaaactctcgaggtgtagatgaggtttggcacaagacccgatccgattagtggccggatcggccggaatcGGCCCGAGAAGCTGGATCGGCGTACTGCGCGTTGGGGTGTCTTCAGGCGCATTTTCCATGCCCCTAGGCAACGGCCGACGAGGGGGACAGGCTGTGGTAGTGCGCCGGCGAGCTGAGAAAGCTGGGGCGCGCGGTGGGGCAGGagtgaggagagagaaaacgagagagagagagagagagagagagagagagagagagagagagtgtcggGCGCGCGCGgagggaagaagaaaaggaaatggGCCTGTCCAATTTGACCGGTCTGATCCAGTCTAGTTCGATTCTGTCGGTTTGATTcaagatataaaattttaaatttttactctacttTGGGACCCAAAACGAGGccaaaaaattccgaaaaaattctagaaaactcaaaaaaattcgtagaatccaaatatatttttagttttgtcacgtggtctttaaattaatttttgaaaatcatcaaagttttatatttttagaaaatcaaacccgatttctaaaatctaaaaaatttcaaataatttcttaaaatttaaacaaaataaaatattaatatctgtccataaaataattaatttaaaaattaggggtgttacatattcaatctctttatttttatgaaactaatcaattaattcatatattttaaaaataacattatttaatccttatattttaataaactaaCTAACTGATCTATATATTTTGAAAACatatttctaaatgaaaattaaaattttgttgtgaattatatattttttaaaattattcaattattttcatttaatttcttaAGGACCGTTTTTGTGTTCCTCTATTGAAAACAATTCTTTTATATTAGCACATCTTGATTATTTAGAGATCTAGCAAAATTGATTAACTTTTAACATTTACTTGTATCAATTTTtaataaaagattaaaaataaagAGAGAATGAGAGGGAGAAAAGATATTGgtgtaaaggaaaaataattacataGAGAGATATAAAAGAGTCGTAATAGTTtgagtataaaaaataataagaatGCTTAAAGAATTAATAAAACCAATTATAAGAACTAATAAAtatatttctttaaaaaataaaaataactaattagttttattaatataggactaaataattatttaattaaaattaaaatctttgataaaaatttaaataatttaaaaaaaataaaatatataaattaaaataatatattttttaaaatacaacaTCAAGTAGTTAATTTCATCAAAGCAACCAGGTTAAATAGTAATTTACTTTTGTAATGAACTCTGAGAATAAACGACGTCGTAGGAAAGAACCTAAGCATAGGTGCCGTTTGAAAGATAAAATGGATGTCGTTTGATGGACGTGACTGTCACGCGCTATAAATGATGATTAGTCGAAATATGTTATCATTATCATTGTTATGGTGTTTGTGAGCGTGTGTTT
It contains:
- the LOC110642005 gene encoding cysteine desulfurase, mitochondrial, with the protein product MASKLLASAFRRTLARTTNTCAYRGISTAAAAVVAPSREPFEDQGVVTVKGVKISARPLYLDMQATSPVDPRVLDAMLPYYLARFGNPHSRTHLYGWESDSAVEIARTQVADLIGASPKEIVFTSGATESNNISIKGVMKFYKEKKRHVITTQTEHKCVLDSCRHLQQEGFDVTYLPVGNDGIVDLEKLRSAIRPDTGLVSVMAVNNEIGVIQPLEEIGKICKEFNVPFHTDAAQALGKIPIDVEKWNVSLMSLSGHKIYGPKGVGALYMRRRPRIRVEPQMNGGGQERGIRSGTVPTPLVVGMGAACELAKKEMEYDDKRITALQERLLNGIKAKLDGVVVNGSLERRYAGNLNLSFAYVEGESLLMGLKDVAVSSGSACTSASLEPSYVLRALGVDEDMAHTSIRFGIGRFTTEAEIDRAIELTVQQVEKLREMSPLYEMVKEGIDIKQIQWAQH